The Lacrimispora xylanolytica genome has a segment encoding these proteins:
- a CDS encoding HPr family phosphocarrier protein, translated as MRKVEIGFWGVESILEFVTIAGKFKERMQLVCGDSIVNAKSLLSVLSLATVEGLELMIQEDSCDSLLKHLELYVEHGRLIGGKC; from the coding sequence AGAAAGGTGGAAATCGGTTTTTGGGGGGTTGAATCCATTCTTGAGTTTGTAACAATTGCCGGAAAGTTTAAGGAGCGTATGCAGCTGGTTTGCGGTGACAGTATTGTCAATGCAAAATCCCTGCTGTCTGTACTTTCTCTGGCAACTGTGGAAGGGTTGGAGTTAATGATCCAGGAAGATTCCTGTGATTCTCTGTTAAAGCATCTGGAACTGTACGTGGAGCATGGCAGGCTGATTGGCGGCAAATGTTAA
- a CDS encoding SpoIID/LytB domain-containing protein produces the protein MNKKTFIGFVVGIPLLVLLLIVIILVNEPEPGGISRGLAYKSAALLLTDRESCEKALADQKQEYFSEAEKNNWYVKYMSYLYGGGYLNPSEVPAKKEIAEGFLTYKDAEELAEALVPGSGKDVKVGKKKGNKQISADAWWNLYDELKKSLDKEGNIKEVDVLLYGTPTNVNGSLPWTAYTSQGNFQFEGISLDSYIDWELKLLVRGNEIIAMKEAVTDTVTYKNAWLTTGDGKTFIVHLGMVERSFPLEASLGEADNFANNVADVTLKKGNLQKVTLKKKKISGKVLAVKDDSIEVEGYGSLKLDKDFKVYRLYGQFEEKTLADILVGYDIQDFVVAHGKICAALLVREFDAKSIRVLLMNTNFQSIFHSSVTLSAVSGLTLTYGEEKVEIPAKAEVVIDTSDERLKDGRIVAAPLEKGDAVTVNSISRSYGTPAYDGTIEIRKEGDGLLLINETYLEDYLTKVVPSEMPDSYEKEALKAQAVCARTYAYRQIQSNTYSKYGAHVDDSTRFQVYNNLPTAAKTQEAVRETYGKLLFYGDTPIEAFYFSTSCGHTTDGSVWGGNPSQFPYLDGTLMQDNKGVLNLSTNSDFDAFIKNKDYPAYDSSYPMYRWDTTVTNRQLEEEITEVGSILNITVTERGVGGIAKKIRVEGSDGVMTISGEGQVRAKMGNKYMVLNKKDGSVMKNFDSLPSAYIAIENQGVDDKNITTFHIYGGGFGHGVGMSQNGAQAMAKEGKSFEDILKFFYNGVEVREADQTKS, from the coding sequence ATGAATAAAAAGACATTTATTGGATTTGTTGTGGGAATTCCTCTTTTGGTTTTGTTGCTCATAGTGATTATTCTGGTGAACGAACCAGAGCCAGGAGGGATATCCAGAGGACTTGCTTATAAGTCAGCGGCTCTTCTTCTGACGGACAGGGAAAGCTGTGAGAAAGCTCTGGCAGATCAAAAGCAGGAATATTTTTCGGAGGCAGAAAAAAACAACTGGTATGTAAAATACATGAGCTATCTCTATGGGGGAGGCTATTTAAATCCCAGTGAGGTGCCTGCGAAAAAAGAGATAGCGGAAGGCTTTTTGACCTATAAAGATGCGGAGGAACTGGCTGAGGCCCTGGTACCTGGTTCAGGGAAAGATGTTAAAGTGGGGAAGAAAAAAGGGAATAAGCAGATATCTGCGGATGCCTGGTGGAACCTATACGATGAGCTTAAAAAGTCCCTTGACAAGGAAGGAAATATAAAGGAAGTTGATGTTCTGCTTTATGGAACTCCAACCAATGTGAATGGGTCACTTCCTTGGACTGCATACACCAGTCAGGGAAATTTTCAATTTGAAGGCATCAGCCTTGATTCGTACATAGATTGGGAGCTGAAACTCCTTGTAAGAGGCAATGAAATCATTGCCATGAAGGAAGCAGTTACCGATACAGTTACTTATAAGAATGCATGGTTAACGACCGGAGATGGCAAAACTTTTATTGTTCACTTAGGGATGGTGGAGCGAAGCTTTCCTCTGGAAGCCTCCTTGGGAGAGGCAGATAATTTTGCCAATAATGTGGCTGATGTCACCTTGAAAAAAGGAAACCTTCAGAAGGTTACCTTAAAAAAGAAGAAGATATCCGGTAAGGTTCTGGCGGTAAAGGACGATTCCATTGAAGTGGAAGGATATGGAAGCTTAAAGCTGGATAAAGACTTTAAGGTTTACCGCTTATATGGCCAATTTGAGGAAAAAACTCTGGCTGATATTTTGGTGGGATATGATATTCAGGATTTTGTAGTTGCTCATGGCAAGATCTGCGCTGCCTTACTGGTAAGAGAGTTTGATGCAAAAAGTATCCGGGTCCTCTTGATGAATACTAATTTCCAGTCCATTTTTCACTCTTCCGTTACCCTGTCTGCGGTAAGTGGTCTGACACTTACTTATGGAGAGGAAAAGGTGGAGATTCCTGCAAAAGCAGAGGTCGTAATTGATACCTCTGATGAAAGACTGAAAGATGGAAGAATTGTTGCAGCGCCTTTGGAAAAAGGAGATGCAGTTACGGTTAATTCCATATCCAGATCCTATGGGACGCCAGCCTATGACGGCACCATTGAGATACGAAAAGAAGGAGATGGGCTGCTTCTCATTAATGAGACTTACTTAGAGGATTATTTAACCAAGGTAGTTCCCAGTGAGATGCCTGACAGCTATGAGAAAGAAGCTCTAAAGGCTCAGGCTGTCTGTGCAAGAACTTATGCATACCGGCAGATTCAAAGCAATACCTACAGCAAATACGGTGCTCACGTAGATGACAGTACCAGATTCCAGGTATATAACAATCTGCCTACAGCAGCTAAGACTCAGGAAGCAGTGCGTGAGACTTATGGTAAGCTATTATTCTACGGAGATACTCCCATTGAAGCATTTTACTTCTCCACTTCCTGCGGACACACCACAGATGGCAGCGTGTGGGGAGGAAATCCATCTCAGTTCCCATACTTAGATGGAACGCTGATGCAGGATAATAAGGGTGTGCTTAATTTATCGACCAACTCAGATTTTGATGCATTTATAAAGAATAAAGATTATCCAGCCTATGATTCTTCTTATCCAATGTACCGATGGGATACCACGGTTACCAACCGACAGTTAGAGGAAGAGATTACAGAAGTCGGTTCTATTCTAAACATTACGGTTACGGAAAGAGGCGTCGGGGGAATCGCTAAGAAAATCAGGGTGGAAGGTTCTGACGGCGTAATGACCATCAGTGGCGAAGGTCAGGTAAGAGCCAAGATGGGTAACAAGTACATGGTCCTTAATAAAAAAGACGGCAGCGTTATGAAGAATTTTGATTCCCTGCCAAGTGCTTATATTGCAATTGAGAATCAGGGCGTGGATGATAAAAATATTACTACCTTCCATATCTATGGCGGCGGCTTTGGTCACGGAGTCGGAATGAGCCAGAATGGTGCTCAGGCAATGGCTAAAGAAGGAAAGAGCTTTGAAGATATATTAAAATTCTTCTATAACGGAGTCGAAGTACGGGAAGCAGATCAAACCAAGTCATGA
- a CDS encoding S8 family peptidase: MQDQKLENLLNLALSATPEERAKSGNLNVGYNPEENSWDVIVKHSGDISNLSALGIRVEQMVNEYAILRVPESLIDRLSELPQIEYVEKPKRLFFAINQAKSASCVNLVQQGSNNLDGRGVLVAIIDSGIDYYHADFRNPDGTSRILLLWDQSLDRVFTKEEIDAALATGSRAGARALVPSVDISGHGTAVASIAAGNGRENRGQYRGIAYESPLIVVKLGVPQEGGFPRTTELMRAVNFVVKEAVDRQMPVAINLSFGNTYGSHDGTSLLETFLDDISNYGRTVIVVGTGNEGVAGGHISGVLTMSNPEEVELSVGSYQQSFSVQLWKSYADIFDISIVTPSGEVIGPISSRLGPQTINYRNTQILLYYGKPGPYSVAQEIYLDFLPLDSYIDSGIWKFRLTPRQIVEGKYDLWLPSAGVLNESTRFLRPTPETTLTIPSTANKVISVGAYDDTYQSYADFSGRGFTRRTNLVKPDLAAPGVGIIAAKAGGGYEAVTGTSFATPFVTGSSALLMQWGIVDGRDPFLFGEKVKAYLIRGTRKLPGISQYPNPELGYGVLCVSDSLPV; this comes from the coding sequence ATGCAAGATCAAAAATTGGAAAACCTGCTGAATCTTGCCTTAAGTGCCACCCCCGAGGAACGGGCAAAGTCAGGAAATTTAAACGTTGGATATAATCCTGAAGAAAATTCCTGGGATGTGATTGTAAAGCATTCCGGAGATATCAGTAATCTGTCCGCCCTGGGGATAAGGGTAGAACAGATGGTAAATGAATACGCCATATTAAGGGTTCCCGAATCCTTAATTGACCGTTTAAGTGAATTGCCTCAAATTGAATACGTGGAAAAACCAAAGAGGCTGTTTTTTGCCATTAATCAGGCAAAATCGGCCTCTTGCGTCAATTTGGTCCAACAGGGAAGCAATAATTTAGACGGCCGAGGAGTCCTGGTAGCCATTATTGATTCTGGGATTGATTATTACCACGCCGATTTTAGAAATCCCGACGGGACATCGAGAATTCTTTTGCTTTGGGATCAGAGTTTGGATCGGGTTTTTACGAAAGAAGAAATTGATGCAGCTCTGGCTACGGGAAGCCGGGCCGGTGCAAGAGCTTTAGTCCCCTCAGTGGATATCAGTGGACATGGGACCGCAGTCGCTTCCATTGCAGCTGGAAATGGAAGAGAGAACAGAGGCCAATACCGGGGAATTGCATATGAAAGTCCATTGATAGTGGTAAAGCTTGGAGTTCCCCAGGAAGGCGGATTTCCAAGAACCACGGAGCTTATGAGAGCTGTTAATTTTGTGGTGAAGGAAGCGGTAGACAGGCAGATGCCTGTGGCAATTAATTTAAGCTTTGGAAATACATACGGTTCCCACGATGGGACCAGCCTTTTGGAAACCTTTCTCGATGATATTTCTAATTATGGAAGAACAGTCATTGTTGTAGGTACAGGAAATGAAGGGGTCGCAGGCGGTCACATATCCGGAGTGCTCACCATGTCAAATCCGGAGGAGGTGGAGTTAAGTGTAGGGTCGTATCAGCAAAGCTTCAGCGTTCAGCTTTGGAAATCCTATGCCGATATTTTTGATATCAGCATTGTCACACCGTCAGGAGAAGTAATCGGGCCAATCAGCAGCAGGCTCGGACCTCAGACCATAAACTACAGGAATACTCAGATTCTACTATACTACGGAAAACCTGGACCTTACAGTGTTGCCCAGGAGATATACTTAGATTTCCTGCCCCTTGATTCTTATATAGACAGCGGTATCTGGAAGTTTCGGTTAACCCCCAGACAAATTGTAGAGGGTAAATATGATTTGTGGCTTCCCTCAGCTGGAGTTCTTAACGAATCTACACGTTTTTTAAGGCCAACTCCTGAAACCACTCTGACCATTCCGTCGACTGCAAACAAGGTAATTTCAGTTGGGGCCTATGATGATACGTATCAGTCTTATGCCGATTTTTCTGGAAGAGGGTTTACCAGAAGAACTAACTTGGTAAAACCGGATCTGGCTGCTCCTGGGGTGGGAATCATAGCAGCCAAAGCAGGGGGAGGCTATGAAGCGGTCACTGGTACTTCTTTTGCAACACCGTTCGTAACAGGGAGTTCAGCTCTCCTCATGCAATGGGGAATAGTCGATGGCAGAGATCCTTTCCTATTTGGGGAAAAAGTGAAGGCATACTTAATTCGGGGGACGAGAAAGCTGCCTGGAATCTCCCAGTACCCAAACCCTGAGCTGGGGTACGGAGTGTTATGTGTCAGCGACAGCCTGCCGGTATAG
- a CDS encoding AraC family transcriptional regulator has product MEVRYELVIPNDDLPFRLFIFEGREGKYKVTKHWHHSVEIFLVQEGKIDFYINNSHLSLARQDFVLVNSNEVHSIECPDPNVTIVLQIPGGTFKEYLGEDGYINFEKKDDVQNKRLADLVTSMFSIYEKQDYGYSLKVKSQFYELLYLLITEFKTESMDKEVLRQKKQLDKLSDVTQYMRDNYDQELKLEEVAERFGFSSTYLSRIFQKYAQVNYRTYLIDLRVKYAVRELVGTDHEIGEIAMNHGFPDSRSFSKAFKKRYGCLPSTYRKHTLANR; this is encoded by the coding sequence ATGGAAGTCAGATATGAACTTGTCATCCCCAACGACGACCTGCCTTTCCGGCTGTTTATCTTTGAGGGCAGGGAGGGGAAGTATAAAGTAACAAAGCATTGGCATCATTCCGTGGAAATTTTTCTGGTGCAGGAAGGAAAGATTGATTTTTACATCAATAACAGCCATTTATCCCTTGCCAGACAGGATTTTGTACTGGTAAATTCCAATGAGGTCCATTCCATCGAATGTCCGGATCCAAATGTAACAATCGTGCTGCAAATTCCGGGAGGTACGTTCAAAGAATATCTGGGCGAAGATGGTTATATTAATTTTGAAAAGAAAGACGATGTTCAAAATAAACGATTAGCGGATCTTGTCACCTCTATGTTTTCCATTTATGAAAAACAGGATTACGGCTATAGCTTAAAGGTGAAAAGTCAGTTTTATGAGCTTCTCTATCTTTTGATCACGGAGTTTAAAACAGAATCAATGGATAAAGAGGTACTCCGCCAAAAGAAGCAGCTGGATAAACTATCAGACGTCACCCAGTATATGAGGGATAATTACGACCAGGAATTAAAGCTTGAAGAGGTCGCGGAACGGTTTGGTTTCAGTTCCACTTATTTATCCAGAATCTTTCAGAAATATGCGCAGGTCAATTACAGGACCTATTTGATTGACCTGCGTGTGAAATATGCGGTCAGGGAGCTGGTTGGAACGGATCACGAGATTGGAGAAATCGCCATGAATCATGGGTTTCCGGACAGCAGATCCTTTTCCAAGGCCTTTAAAAAAAGGTATGGATGTCTCCCCAGCACCTACCGGAAGCACACATTGGCGAATCGATAA
- a CDS encoding deoxyguanosinetriphosphate triphosphohydrolase, translated as MNIRESTEQWEEAYLSPYASLSKNTRGRERMEDSCDIRTAYQRDRDRIIHCKAFRRLKHKTQVFLAPEGDHYRTRLTHTLEVSQIARTIAKSLRMNEDLTEAIALGHDLGHTPFGHSGEAVLNRICSEGFEHYKQSVRVVEFLEKDGMGLNLTWEVRDGILNHRTSGRPSTLEGGIVRLSDKIAYINHDIDDAIRAKMFVEEDLPERFTGILGHSVRERLNNLIHDIIGNSFGKQEIIMSPHMEEAMQGLRTWMFNNVYKNEIPKAEEGKAQQLIEMLFGYYMDNPDKLPDEYRNFMEKQGVSKERAVCDYIAGMSDSYSIVKFEELFVPKAWKAI; from the coding sequence ATGAATATCAGGGAATCCACAGAACAATGGGAAGAAGCATACTTAAGCCCTTATGCCTCCTTAAGTAAGAATACAAGGGGCAGAGAGCGTATGGAAGACTCCTGTGATATCCGGACTGCGTATCAAAGAGACAGGGACCGGATCATCCACTGTAAGGCATTTCGCAGATTAAAGCATAAAACCCAGGTATTCCTGGCGCCGGAAGGCGATCATTACCGCACAAGACTGACCCATACTCTGGAGGTATCTCAAATTGCCCGGACCATAGCCAAGTCACTTCGTATGAATGAGGATCTGACAGAGGCGATTGCACTGGGTCATGATTTGGGACATACTCCTTTTGGACATTCCGGAGAAGCGGTCCTTAACCGGATATGCTCCGAAGGTTTTGAGCATTATAAGCAGAGTGTCAGGGTTGTGGAATTTTTAGAAAAAGACGGTATGGGTCTTAATCTTACCTGGGAGGTAAGAGATGGCATCTTAAACCACCGTACCAGTGGACGGCCATCCACACTGGAAGGTGGTATCGTGCGCCTGTCCGATAAGATTGCCTATATCAATCATGATATTGATGATGCCATTCGGGCAAAGATGTTTGTGGAAGAGGATCTGCCGGAGCGTTTTACAGGAATCCTTGGACACAGTGTACGGGAACGACTGAATAATCTGATCCATGATATTATTGGAAACAGCTTTGGAAAGCAGGAGATTATCATGTCGCCTCATATGGAAGAGGCCATGCAGGGACTTCGTACCTGGATGTTCAACAATGTCTATAAAAACGAGATACCAAAGGCAGAAGAAGGAAAGGCTCAGCAACTGATTGAGATGCTGTTTGGATACTATATGGATAACCCGGATAAGCTTCCGGATGAATACCGAAATTTTATGGAGAAGCAGGGCGTGAGCAAGGAGCGGGCTGTCTGCGATTATATAGCAGGCATGAGCGACAGCTATTCCATTGTCAAATTCGAAGAACTGTTTGTCCCGAAAGCATGGAAAGCCATTTAG
- the dnaG gene encoding DNA primase: MRYSEDAIEEVRMKNDIVDVISGYVKLQKKGSNYFGLCPFHNEKSPSFSVSPGKQMYYCFGCGAGGNAITFVMEYENYSFSEALKVLADRAGVKLPVQEYSKEARAQEDLRATLLEINKLAASYFYYQLKNPQGELGYKYLRDRELSDDTIVRFGLGYSNKTSDDLYRFLKGKGYDDAILKQTGLVTIEERGTYDKFWNRVMFPIMDVNNRVIGFGGRVMGTGEPKYLNSPETKLFDKSRNLYGLNYARLSREKYILICEGYMDVIAMHQAGFTNAVASLGTAFTLQHAQLLKRYTDKVILTYDSDGAGIKAALRAIPILKEVGMSIRVLNMQPYKDPDDFIKNLGADAFQERIKEARNSFLYEIDVLKKDYKMDDPEQKTAFYNQVAKKLLEFPEALERENYLEAVSREFFINYEDLKRLVNRLGASLGTAGTASRGEEEKGFKGQKKKDKEDGVKQSQRLLLTWLIENPVLFDKIHGVITPEDFIEELYYNVARMVFDGHAAGTLNPAEILNHFINDDDQYRAVAGLFHASLNESLNNEEQKKAFSETIMKVKKNSLDYASRHAEGIEELQRIIKEQAALKDLNISLD; the protein is encoded by the coding sequence ATGCGATATTCGGAGGATGCAATTGAAGAGGTCCGAATGAAGAATGACATCGTAGATGTGATTTCGGGATATGTCAAGCTGCAAAAAAAAGGAAGCAATTACTTTGGACTATGTCCATTTCACAATGAAAAGTCGCCTTCCTTTTCCGTGTCACCTGGAAAACAGATGTACTACTGCTTTGGCTGCGGTGCAGGCGGCAATGCCATTACATTTGTGATGGAATATGAAAATTACTCTTTTTCCGAGGCGCTGAAGGTCTTGGCTGATCGGGCGGGAGTAAAGCTTCCTGTTCAGGAATACAGCAAGGAAGCCAGGGCACAGGAAGATTTAAGAGCAACTCTTTTGGAGATCAATAAGCTGGCTGCCAGTTATTTTTACTATCAGCTGAAAAACCCTCAGGGAGAACTTGGATATAAGTATTTAAGAGACAGAGAGCTAAGCGATGATACCATAGTTCGTTTTGGTCTTGGATATTCCAATAAGACCAGCGATGATCTGTACCGATTTCTAAAAGGGAAAGGGTATGATGATGCAATTTTAAAGCAGACCGGCCTTGTGACCATAGAAGAGCGTGGAACCTACGACAAATTCTGGAACCGTGTCATGTTTCCTATTATGGATGTGAACAACCGTGTCATCGGATTTGGCGGCCGTGTCATGGGCACTGGAGAACCCAAATATTTAAATTCACCTGAGACAAAGCTCTTTGATAAGAGCCGAAATTTATACGGACTGAATTATGCCAGGCTATCCAGGGAAAAATACATATTAATCTGCGAGGGATATATGGATGTGATTGCCATGCACCAGGCCGGGTTTACCAATGCGGTAGCTTCCCTTGGTACGGCGTTCACCCTCCAGCATGCTCAGCTTTTAAAACGGTATACGGATAAAGTAATTCTTACCTATGACAGTGACGGGGCTGGTATTAAAGCGGCACTTAGGGCGATTCCTATTTTGAAAGAAGTTGGAATGTCCATACGTGTGCTGAATATGCAGCCTTATAAAGACCCGGACGATTTTATTAAGAATTTGGGAGCAGATGCATTTCAGGAGAGAATCAAGGAAGCAAGAAATAGTTTTCTCTATGAAATTGATGTGCTGAAAAAGGATTATAAGATGGATGATCCGGAGCAGAAGACTGCCTTTTACAATCAGGTAGCCAAAAAATTGCTTGAGTTTCCTGAAGCTCTGGAGCGGGAGAATTATTTAGAAGCAGTTTCCAGAGAATTTTTTATAAATTACGAAGATTTAAAGCGTCTGGTCAATCGTCTGGGAGCATCGTTAGGGACAGCCGGGACTGCATCAAGGGGAGAAGAGGAAAAAGGGTTTAAAGGCCAGAAGAAAAAAGATAAGGAAGATGGTGTGAAACAGTCACAGAGACTGCTTCTTACCTGGCTGATTGAAAATCCGGTACTATTTGATAAGATTCATGGGGTAATTACTCCGGAAGATTTTATAGAAGAACTGTATTATAATGTGGCACGGATGGTTTTTGACGGACACGCTGCCGGAACATTGAATCCGGCTGAGATTTTAAATCATTTCATTAACGATGATGATCAATACCGGGCAGTCGCAGGTCTATTTCATGCGAGCTTAAATGAGTCCCTGAATAATGAAGAACAGAAAAAGGCGTTTTCGGAAACGATTATGAAGGTGAAAAAGAACAGTCTGGATTACGCCAGCCGGCATGCAGAAGGAATAGAAGAACTGCAAAGAATTATAAAGGAACAGGCTGCGTTAAAGGACTTGAATATTTCGCTGGATTAG
- the rpoD gene encoding RNA polymerase sigma factor RpoD: MAAAFEEKLNQLLLLARKKRNVLENQEILDFFADEKLDSDKLDQIFDFLESNKVDVLQIGVEDLDLDEDLFIEEDIEDEEEIDMESIDLSVPEGVSVEDPVRMYLKEIGKVPLLSSEDEIELAKNIELGDDFAKQSLTEANLRLVVSIAKRYVGRGMQFLDLIQEGNLGLIKAVEKFDYRKGYKFSTYATWWIRQAITRAIADQARTIRIPVHMVETINRLVRVSRQLLQELGREPVPEEIAARADMQVDRVREIMKVSQEPVSLETPIGEEEDSHLGDFIQDDQVAVPADAATFTMLHEQLMEVLDTLTEREQKVLKLRFGLDDGRPRTLEEVGKEFNVTRERIRQIEAKALRKLRHPSRSKKLKDYLDD; this comes from the coding sequence ATGGCTGCGGCATTTGAGGAGAAATTAAACCAGCTTCTTCTCCTGGCAAGAAAAAAACGGAATGTACTGGAAAACCAGGAAATTCTGGACTTTTTTGCCGACGAAAAGCTGGATTCCGATAAGTTGGATCAGATTTTTGATTTTTTAGAATCCAATAAGGTCGATGTACTTCAAATTGGGGTGGAGGACTTAGATCTGGACGAAGACCTTTTTATCGAAGAAGATATTGAGGACGAAGAAGAGATAGATATGGAAAGCATTGACCTTTCTGTCCCGGAAGGTGTCAGCGTAGAAGATCCGGTACGTATGTATTTAAAGGAGATCGGAAAAGTCCCTCTTCTTTCCAGCGAAGATGAAATAGAGCTTGCCAAAAATATTGAACTCGGGGATGATTTTGCAAAGCAAAGCCTGACAGAAGCCAATCTAAGATTGGTAGTCAGCATAGCAAAACGTTATGTTGGCAGAGGCATGCAGTTTCTTGATCTGATTCAGGAAGGCAACCTTGGATTAATTAAGGCGGTTGAAAAGTTTGATTACCGCAAGGGCTATAAGTTCAGCACCTATGCCACATGGTGGATCAGACAGGCCATCACAAGGGCAATTGCCGATCAGGCACGTACCATTCGTATTCCGGTTCATATGGTGGAAACCATCAACCGGCTGGTCCGGGTATCCAGGCAGCTTTTACAGGAGCTTGGGCGGGAGCCTGTTCCGGAAGAAATTGCGGCAAGGGCTGATATGCAGGTAGACCGGGTGCGGGAAATCATGAAGGTTTCTCAGGAGCCGGTTTCCTTAGAGACTCCTATCGGTGAGGAAGAGGACAGCCATTTAGGCGACTTCATTCAGGATGACCAGGTGGCAGTTCCTGCGGATGCCGCTACGTTCACCATGCTTCATGAGCAGCTGATGGAGGTTCTTGATACCCTGACAGAACGAGAGCAGAAGGTATTAAAGCTTCGATTTGGCCTTGATGACGGCCGTCCCAGAACCTTGGAAGAGGTGGGAAAAGAATTTAATGTTACAAGAGAAAGAATCAGACAGATAGAAGCCAAAGCACTTCGTAAACTGCGCCATCCCAGCAGAAGCAAAAAGCTTAAGGACTATCTGGACGATTAA
- a CDS encoding tRNA (adenine(22)-N(1))-methyltransferase → MKLSKRLETIASFIPEGSKVADIGTDHGYIPIHLVQEGKATHAIAMDVRTGPLCRAQSHIAEAGLSDMIEVRLSDGLLKLEKDEADCVVIAGMGGELMIHILEEGRRLWDHIPNWVLSPQSELQKMRRFLLEQAFFIEQETMIKEDGKYYVVMRAVRKELHNNHDGREISYRYGKSLLESKDPVLTEYLKKEEIQLEEILKGLLKGESESAEKRMRELKTELSWNKEAQDAMR, encoded by the coding sequence ATGAAATTATCAAAACGTTTGGAAACCATTGCTTCTTTTATACCAGAAGGAAGTAAAGTGGCTGATATTGGAACGGACCACGGATATATACCCATTCATTTGGTACAGGAAGGAAAAGCAACCCATGCCATTGCGATGGATGTGAGGACAGGCCCTCTTTGCAGGGCCCAGTCTCATATCGCGGAAGCTGGCCTTTCAGATATGATTGAAGTCCGTTTAAGCGACGGACTTTTAAAGTTGGAAAAAGACGAAGCGGACTGTGTTGTCATTGCCGGAATGGGCGGAGAATTGATGATACATATTCTGGAGGAAGGCCGCCGCTTATGGGATCATATCCCTAACTGGGTCTTATCCCCCCAATCAGAGCTTCAAAAGATGCGCCGGTTCCTTTTGGAACAGGCATTTTTCATCGAGCAGGAGACTATGATAAAGGAAGACGGTAAGTATTATGTGGTTATGCGGGCTGTAAGAAAGGAGCTTCATAACAACCATGACGGACGTGAGATTTCATACCGTTATGGAAAAAGCCTTCTGGAATCTAAGGACCCTGTTCTGACAGAATACTTAAAGAAAGAAGAGATCCAATTAGAGGAAATCTTAAAGGGACTTTTAAAAGGCGAAAGTGAATCCGCTGAAAAGAGAATGAGGGAGCTTAAGACAGAGCTATCCTGGAATAAGGAGGCACAAGATGCGATGCGATGA
- a CDS encoding Nif3-like dinuclear metal center hexameric protein, whose translation MRCDELIKQLEQLAPVSCACDWDNVGLLAGRSDKEIKKVYLALDATDEVVEEAINWGADMLITHHPLIFKPLKKINDMDFIGRRVLSLLRNDISYYAMHTNFDSAPGCMADAAARKLELTETKVLQPEGMLEEVSYGIGKTGYLKEKLTIRELADLVKERFDLPFLTIYGEHAPGGTIDFIGISPGSGESMIKSALNAGVQVLITGDIGHHSGIDAAANHLAVIDAGHYGLEYLFLDFMEDYLKREAGGMLTIKKAVVVFPQTLV comes from the coding sequence ATGCGATGCGATGAACTCATAAAACAACTGGAACAGCTTGCACCGGTAAGCTGTGCCTGTGACTGGGATAATGTAGGACTTTTGGCGGGAAGAAGCGATAAAGAGATAAAAAAAGTGTATCTGGCATTGGATGCCACAGATGAAGTGGTGGAAGAAGCAATCAACTGGGGAGCAGATATGCTCATCACCCATCATCCTCTTATTTTTAAGCCCTTAAAAAAGATTAATGACATGGACTTTATTGGAAGGCGTGTTCTAAGCCTTTTACGTAATGATATATCCTACTATGCCATGCACACAAACTTTGACTCCGCGCCAGGGTGTATGGCAGATGCGGCAGCCCGGAAACTGGAGCTGACTGAGACTAAGGTATTGCAGCCGGAAGGGATGCTAGAAGAAGTTTCTTATGGAATCGGCAAGACTGGGTACTTAAAAGAGAAGCTTACGATACGGGAGCTGGCCGATCTTGTAAAAGAACGGTTTGATCTTCCGTTTCTTACCATATATGGAGAGCATGCACCGGGAGGAACCATCGACTTTATCGGCATTAGTCCCGGATCAGGGGAGAGCATGATTAAATCTGCCTTAAATGCCGGAGTCCAGGTGCTCATTACCGGTGACATCGGACATCACAGCGGCATTGATGCTGCGGCCAATCATTTGGCTGTTATTGATGCAGGACATTACGGCCTGGAGTATCTTTTCCTTGATTTTATGGAAGATTACTTAAAACGAGAAGCAGGCGGAATGCTGACGATAAAAAAAGCAGTAGTGGTATTTCCTCAGACATTGGTATAA